A genomic window from Parasteatoda tepidariorum isolate YZ-2023 chromosome 10, CAS_Ptep_4.0, whole genome shotgun sequence includes:
- the LOC107454280 gene encoding SPRY domain-containing SOCS box protein 3 isoform X1 — translation MIKEPEKTMSITEEPPVLSNFCSDYWTWNKKDKSHEVLLYGDNFKTAQFHPNWSNGTAGVRGTRILNGGRYYWEINISQRIFGTSMMFGIGTKKAKLHTNAFINLLGEDEEGWGLSHKGLLWHDGKWRQYTKPFRENESTRVGILFDGITGTLSYYKDGCCLGVAFNDLHLVQDELYPIICSTAAKTEMSLGDTKREFGNLQDRCRSAILTLLNEVNDVSELCLPKSIKSYLTEGVQELPPMDKPEKPPVPRKRNNYCTRSRTCRYVGMDSVPYTAENYY, via the exons cCATGTCAATTACAGAAGAACCTCCTGtcttaagtaatttttgtaGTGACTATTGGACTTGGAATAAGAAAGATAAATCACATGAAGTTCTTTTGTACGGTGATAATTTCAAGACCGCTCAATTTCACCCTAATTGGAGCAACGGTACAGCTGGAGTAAGAGgcacaagaattttaaatggaGGACGGTACTATTGGGAAATTAATATCAGTCAAAGGATTTTCGGAACCAGTATGATGTTTG GTATTGGAACAAAGAAAGCAAAGCTGCACACCAACGCCTTCATCAACTTGTTGGGAGAAGATGAAGAGGGGTGGGGATTGTCGCACAAAGGCCTTCTATGGCACGACGGAAAATGGCGTCAATACACCAAGCCATTTCGAGAGAACGAATCCACAAGGGTTGGCATTCTTTTCGATGGGATAACAGGAACACTCTCCTATTACAAAGATGGCTGTTGTCTAGGGGTGGCATTCAACGATCTCCACCTGGTGCAGGACGAACTCTACCCCATCATATGTTCTACCGCAGCAAAGACTGAGATGTCTTTGGGAGACACCAAAAGAGAATTTGGCAATCTCCAGGATAGGTGCCGATCAGCCATCCTTACCCTTCTCAATGAAGTGAATGACGTTAGTGAATTGTGTTTGCCAAAATCTATAAAATCATACTTAACCGAAGGTGTGCAAGAATTACCCCCTATGGATAAACCGGAGAAACCACCAGTACCTCGGAAGCGTAACAATTATTGTACGAGGTCTAGAACCTGTAGATATGTTGGCATGGATAGTGTTCCGTACACTGCTGAAAATTATTACTAG
- the LOC107454280 gene encoding SPRY domain-containing SOCS box protein 3 isoform X2, with the protein MSITEEPPVLSNFCSDYWTWNKKDKSHEVLLYGDNFKTAQFHPNWSNGTAGVRGTRILNGGRYYWEINISQRIFGTSMMFGIGTKKAKLHTNAFINLLGEDEEGWGLSHKGLLWHDGKWRQYTKPFRENESTRVGILFDGITGTLSYYKDGCCLGVAFNDLHLVQDELYPIICSTAAKTEMSLGDTKREFGNLQDRCRSAILTLLNEVNDVSELCLPKSIKSYLTEGVQELPPMDKPEKPPVPRKRNNYCTRSRTCRYVGMDSVPYTAENYY; encoded by the exons ATGTCAATTACAGAAGAACCTCCTGtcttaagtaatttttgtaGTGACTATTGGACTTGGAATAAGAAAGATAAATCACATGAAGTTCTTTTGTACGGTGATAATTTCAAGACCGCTCAATTTCACCCTAATTGGAGCAACGGTACAGCTGGAGTAAGAGgcacaagaattttaaatggaGGACGGTACTATTGGGAAATTAATATCAGTCAAAGGATTTTCGGAACCAGTATGATGTTTG GTATTGGAACAAAGAAAGCAAAGCTGCACACCAACGCCTTCATCAACTTGTTGGGAGAAGATGAAGAGGGGTGGGGATTGTCGCACAAAGGCCTTCTATGGCACGACGGAAAATGGCGTCAATACACCAAGCCATTTCGAGAGAACGAATCCACAAGGGTTGGCATTCTTTTCGATGGGATAACAGGAACACTCTCCTATTACAAAGATGGCTGTTGTCTAGGGGTGGCATTCAACGATCTCCACCTGGTGCAGGACGAACTCTACCCCATCATATGTTCTACCGCAGCAAAGACTGAGATGTCTTTGGGAGACACCAAAAGAGAATTTGGCAATCTCCAGGATAGGTGCCGATCAGCCATCCTTACCCTTCTCAATGAAGTGAATGACGTTAGTGAATTGTGTTTGCCAAAATCTATAAAATCATACTTAACCGAAGGTGTGCAAGAATTACCCCCTATGGATAAACCGGAGAAACCACCAGTACCTCGGAAGCGTAACAATTATTGTACGAGGTCTAGAACCTGTAGATATGTTGGCATGGATAGTGTTCCGTACACTGCTGAAAATTATTACTAG